In the genome of Enterococcus sp. DIV2402, the window TTGGCGTTTAACGCTGATTGCTTTGATTCCTCTACCGTTGTTAGCATTCACTTCACGTATTTTAGGATCTAAACTCCACGATGCATTTCGCGATTCTCAAGAAGCCTTTTCCAATATCAATGACAAAGCCCAAGAAAGTATTACTGGTATGAAAGTAATTAAAACATTTGGGCAAGAAAAAGAAGACTTAGCTGATTTCTCTGAAAAAATAGACCAAGCTATTTCAAAAAATCGTCGTGTAAATTTCTTAGATGCTTTATTTGACCCGTTTATTACGCTAATCATTGGTTTATCGTATGTATTAACTATTATTGTCGGTGGAAATTTTATTATGAATGGCACAATTACAATTGGGCAGTTAGTCTCGTTCATTAGTTACATTGGTATGTTAATTTGGCCAATGTTTGCGATTGGTCGTTTGTTTAATGTATTGGAGCGTGGAAATGCCAGTTATGATCGGGTATCTGAACTGTTGAGAGAACACACACATATTATTGAAGCCCCCAATGCTATCACAACTCCCGCCAAAGGCACGCTAGCTGTTCAAATCGATGAATTTCGTTATCCAGAAGACGAAACGGTAGCTTTAAATCAACTGCAATTCGCTTTAAATGAAGGAGAGGTACTGGGTGTTGTGGGAAAAACAGGTTCAGGAAAAACGACGCTCTTAAAACTATTAATGCGTGAATATGATAATTATCAGGGAACCATTCAATTTGGTTCACATAATATCAAAGAATATTCCTTAGACGCATTGTTGCAATCCATTGGTTATGTTCCACAAGATCATTTTTTGTTTTCAATGACGATTCGCGACAATATTCGTTTTGCTAATCCGCATTTTTCACAAGAAAAAATTGAAGAAGCAGCAAGATTAGCGTTTATTGATGAAGATATCAAAGCGTTCCCAGAAGGATATGATACGATGGTTGGCGAACGTGGAGTGTCGTTATCAGGTGGTCAAAAACAACGAATTTCAATTGCTCGTGCGTTGATTGTTGAACCAGAATTATTGATTTTAGACGATGCACTTTCAGCAGTAGATGCTAAAACCGAAGAAGCCATTTTGCATAATCTGAAGGAATTCCGTCAAGATAAGACGACAATTATTGCGGCACATCGTCTCAGCAGTGTGATGCATGCAAAAGAAATTTTAGTCATTGATGAAGGAAAAATTGTTGAACGTGGCACACATGAAGAATTATTAGCTTTGAATGGTTGGTATAGTCGTATGTGGGACAAACAACAATTAGAAGCCAAAATTGAAGGGAGCGAGGCCTAATGGAAAAATCGCAATCGGAATGGGCGAAATCCATTCCATTAAAAGAACAAGCAACTATCATTCGTCGTTTATTAACTTACGCAAAACCATTTAGACGAACCTTTATTGTGGCGATTTTATTTGCTTTTTTACTTTCAGTCGTTAATATTTTATTACCAAGGGTCTTGCAAACCTTGATTGATAATCACTTGATGAAGCAAACGGCTACAATGCAAGTCATTTTATATTTTGCGGCTCTTTATTTATTTGGCACGGTAATGAAGGCGATTATTTGGTTTTTTCAATGGTTTTTATATTCAATGGCATCGCTTCAAACGTACCAATATATACGAGTAAAATTGTTTGAAAAACTGCATACATTAGGAATGCGTTATTTTGATCGTACACCAGCAGGTTCTATCGTTTCCCGTGTAACGAACGATACCGAAACATTGTTTGAATTTTGGTATGTCTTTTTATCTGTATTAACAGGTATTTTTGCTGTGATTTCTTCCTTTGCAGCAATGTTTCAAATTAATGCTAAAATTGCGTTGATTAATTTGATCTTTTTGCCAATCTTAGGAATTGTTATTTGGTATTATCAACAATTTAGTTCTCGTATTTATCGTCAAATGCGTGAAAAACTTAGCCAATTAAATACTAAACTTAACGAATCCATTTCTGGCATGCAAATTGTGCAACAATTTCGCCAAGAGCAACGATTGAATCGTGAATTTGAAGAAACAAATGATGAATATTTGGAAACGCGTTATGCGATGATTCGTACAAATTCGTTGTTATTAGCGCCGATTATTAACTTATTGTATGCTATTGCAGTAGCGATGTCGTTAACTATTTTTGGTTTTGATGCGTTACATTCGCCGATTGAAGTTGGATTAATTTATGCCTTTACTACCTATGTCCAAGGATTTTTTAATCCCATGACGCAGATGATGGATTTTTTAAGTACGTTTACAGATGGTGTGGTGGCAGGAAGTCGTATTTTAAAAATTATGGATGATGACGAATATACACCACAACAACATCCACATGCAAATGAGACTATTACTGCTGGAAAAATTGAGTTTCGTAAGGTGACGTTTTCTTATGATGGCGAGCATAATGTCTTACAAAATATTTCCTTTGTAGCGTATCCCGGAGAAACCGTAGCACTTGTGGGACATACAGGGAGTGGGAAAAGTTCCATTATTAATGTATTGATGCGTTTTTATGAGTTTGGTGAAGGACAAATTTTAATTGATGATAAGGATATTCGTGACTTTTCATTAGAAGAGTTACGCCAAAAAATGGGGCTCGTTTTACAAGACGCCTTTATGTTTTATGGTGATATTGCTGATAATATTCGTTTATTAAATAAAAATATTACCGAGGAAGAGATTATTACTGCAGCAAAATTTGTGCAAGCGGATAAATTTATTGAACAATTGCCAGGCGATTATCATGCCAAAGTGATTGAACGCGGAGCAAGCTATTCAAGCGGTCAGCGTCAATTGATTTCCTTTGCCCGTACAATGGTTACTCAACCTAAAATTCTAGTGCTAGATGAAGCAACAGCCAATATTGATACTGAAACAGAAGGTTATATTCAAGAAGGTTTGGCAAATATGCGGCAAGGTCGAACAACAATTGCGATTGCGCATCGATTGTCTACAATTCGCGATGCAGATTTAATCTTAGTTTTGGATAAAGGAAAAATTGTTGAACGAGGCAATCATGATGAATTAATCCAACAAAACGGGTTATATTCAGATATGTACAAATTACAAAGTATGAGCCTATAAGAAAACACGCGATAATTTTGGATTGTCGCGTGTTTTTTTATTAAAAAAATATTGACAGCGTTTTCTTAATTTGGTAATCTAAACGAGCGGAAAAGAAATCTGGATAGTGATTGTTTCATTACAAGCTAAACCTAATTTTTTTCAACACGTTTTTTTGTGTTGGAGATTATTAGGTTTTTTTTGTACCAATTACGAAGTATAAAAAAGGAGGAGAAGGTTGATAATGTTGGTTATTAAAAGCAGTACAGTCACTCTACGGAGGAATTGGGATGTATATTAATAAGATATTGAACAATAATGTCGTTGTGACCGCTGATAAATCAAATGAACTCATTGTGATGGGAAAAGGGATTGCTTTTAATAAAAAAGTCGGTGATATGCTAGATGAAACAAAAATTGATAAAATTTATCGTCTAGCTAATGGGGAAGTTTCACAGAAATTTCAAGAGCTATTAGAAGATGTACCAATAGAATACCTGAAAATTTCAAATGAATTAATTGATTATGCGAAAAAAAAATTAACTAGTCCATTAAATGAGAGTATTTATGTTTCGCTAACGGATCATCTTTACACGGCTATTGAACGGATTAAACAAGGAATACATGTCCGCAATATTTTATTATGGGATATTAAACGTTTGTATCCTAACGAATATGCGATCGGTAAACGCGTAGTCGAGAAAATTTTAGAATTATATCAAATTGATTTAGGAGAGGATGAAGCAGGTTTTATTGCCTTGCATTTAGTAAATGCACAAACGGAAAGTGGTAGTGAAGATGTATTTGAGTTAACAGAAATCATTCAGGAAATTATTCAATTAACAAAATACTATTTTAAATTAAGCTTTGACGAAGAATCTGTTTATTTTTATCGTTTTACTACACATCTTAGTTTTTTTGCTAGACGGATTATCTATGGCAAGCAACATCAAGGAGAAAGTGATGAAGAATTATTATTGTTGGTACAAAAAAAATATCACAATGCCTATCAATGTGTTTTAATCATTGAAACTTTTTTGACAAATAATTATTCATATTCTATGTCGAATGATGAAAAATTATATTTAACTATTCATATTGCACGTTTGGTCCAAAAAACAGAATAAAGGAGAATTTATATGGGGAAATATCGTGAATTAGCAGAGAGAATCGTAGAAAATGTTGGCGGAAAAGAAAATATCAATAGTCTGACACATTGTATTACACGTCTACGTTTTAAATTAAAAAATGAAGCAATTGCTCAAGATGAAGTATTAAAAAATATGGATGGCGTTGTAACGGTTATGAAAAGTGGTGGACAATATCAAGTTGTTATCGGTAATCACGTACCAGATGTTTTTGAAGAAGTTATGCAAGTAGCTGGTTTAGGTGCAGGTGGATCAGATGAAGCAGATGCACCAACAGGAAATATATTTGATCGATTAATTGATATTATCAGTGGTTGTTTCCAACCATTCTTAGGGGCATTAGCTGCTGCCGGTATGGTTAAAGGATTTAATGCATTGTTGGTGTTTTTGGGATCACAAATTGATGGCTTTAATTATACAGCAACAAGTGGCACATATGTCATGTTAAATGGTATTGGAGATGCAATTTTCCTATTTATGCCGGTGATTCTAGGATTTACTTCTGCACAAAAATTTAAGTTAAATCCGATGGTGGGGATTGTTGTTGGAGCTGCTCTATGTTATCCGTCAGTACAAGGAGGCGCTTTACAAGCAGCATTTGTTGCAACAGCTGGCGAAGGAGTAGCTGCACCATATAGTATTTTTGGTTTGCCTGCTTATGCCACTTTTTTAGGAATTCCATGGGTGGGTGCAACGTATACAAGTAGCGTTATTCCAGTCATCTTTATTATCGCTTTTGCTGCACAAGTTCAAAAACTAGCGAAGAAAATTATCCCCTCAGTGGTACAAACATTTGTTGTACCATTTATGGTATTATTAATCGCTTTACCTGTAGGATTCTTAGTAATTGGTCCAATTATCAGTATGTTAACTGATTTATTGAGTAGTGGTTTCCAAGCAGTGATGGACTTTTCACCAATTGTATATGGAATTGTTTTAGGTTTCTTCTGGCAAGTATTAGTTATCTTCGGTTTACACTGGAGTGTTGTACCATTAGGAATTATGCAAATTACTCAAGATGGTTTTAGTCAAGTGTTAACAGCAATGTACGGTGCCAGTTTTGCACAAACAGCAGCAGTTGCTGCAATGTTCTTTAAGTTGAAAGATAAAAATTTGAAATCACTCTGTCCACCAGCGATTATCTCAGGGATTTTTGGTGTAACAGAACCAGCAATTTATGGGATTACCTTACCTAAACGTTGGCCATTTATTTACTCAATGATAGGTGGCTCAGTAGCTGGAGCTTACCTAATGTTCAATGGTGTGGGTTCATTTACAATGGGTGGATTAGGAATTTTTGGTTTAATGAATTACATTAATGGAGATGATGCATCATTTGTTTTACATGCAGTGATTTCGATTGGTATTGCTTCAGTCATTGGTTTTGGTTTAACTTACTTTTTCTGGAAAGATAATACAGTAATTGAAGAAACGATTGTAGTAGAAACACCAATGGCACGCACAGAGACGATTACTGCACCTGTACAAGGAACTGTTGCTCCATTAAATACAGCACAAGATGATGCTTTCGCTCAAGGCTTATTAGGAAAAGGTGTTGTCATTCATCCAACGAAAGGTGAAGTTGTTGCACCATTCGATGGAACAGTAATGACTCTATTTCCATCAAAACATGCAATTGGACTAGTGTCAGATAATGGATTAGAAGTTTTAATTCATGTCGGGTTAGATACTGTTCAATTGGACGGAAAATATTTTGAAGCATTTGTTAAACAAGGTGATAAAGTAAAACAGGGACAAAAATTAGTAACATTTGATATTGAAAAAATTATTGAAGCAGGCTATTTAGTGGAAACACCTGTTTTAATTACGAATGCTGGTGATTATTTAGATATCATTGAGGCAGAGAAAAAAGATGTTGTCATCACGGATGAATTGTTGACAACAGTTATCTAATAAAAAAATTCAGCCAGACACCTTATGTCTGGCTGGATTTTTGTTATTTTTGGGAGAATACAGTAACCATATTTCGTTTTTCTTTAGCTTCATATAAGGCAGAATCAGCTCGTAAAAACAACTCTGTCACGCTAATTGTCGGTGAAAATTCTGCTAAACCAAAGCTGGCGTGCATAGTAAATGTCGTAGATTCATCAAGTTGAATATCTGTCAGTTTACTTTGGACAATCTGGCAAATGACAATCGCATCATTCATACTAATATCTTGAAAAAGCAAACAAAATTCGTCACCACCAAAACGAAAAGCTAAAGAATTAGGACTGACATCTTTTAAAGCCTCTGCAAATGCCTTTAAACATAAATCTCCTAAATGATGTCCAAATTGATCATTGATTTTTTTGAAATGATCCAAATCGGCCATCGCCATAATGAAGTAATTATCGTTATGTTTTTCAGAGATGGTATTTAATGTCGCATTAAGGGTCATCCGATTGTAAATTCCTGTTAATTCATCGAAGCGTAGACGATGTTCCAGTTCATAACGCTCAATTTCCAAATTGATACTCACTGTATTTTTCTTTCTTAGAAAATCCATACTAATAATGCAGGTAACAGAGAAGAGTAACAACGTGATAAAAATTAAAATAATACTAACTAAACGCAAGGGACTATCAAAAATAGATTGCTTGATAGGGTCCCAGACGATGACAAATTCTGAAAGTAAAAATAAAACAATACTTAAACAACTCATATTTCTAGTTAAGTTATGATTAGAATAAATAGAAGTCAAAACAATTGAAATTAAATAAATCATATAGATCGGACTATAAATATTATGAATCGATGTAATAACAAAGGCCACAAATGTCGCTATAATCGAAATACCATAAATTTTTTGAAGCGAAGTATAACGTTGTGTTTTTATTAACTTATAACCGATGATTAATAAACCACTATTTAAAATGGTTGGCACAATGACATATTTTAAAAAATACAAAGATACAGGTGTGGTTCGTAGTTGGGTTTGAATGACAT includes:
- a CDS encoding ABC transporter ATP-binding protein, with amino-acid sequence MSIFKKLSWFFKQERKNYMIGVTALILVAIMQLVPPKVIGIIIDEIAEKNIQITSILFWIAVLCAAALGQYIFRYIWRTHIWGSAARLEKSLRRQLFDHFTKMDNIFYQKYRTGDLMAHATNDLNAIQNVAGAGILTFADSFISGGMTILAMILFIDWRLTLIALIPLPLLAFTSRILGSKLHDAFRDSQEAFSNINDKAQESITGMKVIKTFGQEKEDLADFSEKIDQAISKNRRVNFLDALFDPFITLIIGLSYVLTIIVGGNFIMNGTITIGQLVSFISYIGMLIWPMFAIGRLFNVLERGNASYDRVSELLREHTHIIEAPNAITTPAKGTLAVQIDEFRYPEDETVALNQLQFALNEGEVLGVVGKTGSGKTTLLKLLMREYDNYQGTIQFGSHNIKEYSLDALLQSIGYVPQDHFLFSMTIRDNIRFANPHFSQEKIEEAARLAFIDEDIKAFPEGYDTMVGERGVSLSGGQKQRISIARALIVEPELLILDDALSAVDAKTEEAILHNLKEFRQDKTTIIAAHRLSSVMHAKEILVIDEGKIVERGTHEELLALNGWYSRMWDKQQLEAKIEGSEA
- a CDS encoding ABC transporter ATP-binding protein, with protein sequence MEKSQSEWAKSIPLKEQATIIRRLLTYAKPFRRTFIVAILFAFLLSVVNILLPRVLQTLIDNHLMKQTATMQVILYFAALYLFGTVMKAIIWFFQWFLYSMASLQTYQYIRVKLFEKLHTLGMRYFDRTPAGSIVSRVTNDTETLFEFWYVFLSVLTGIFAVISSFAAMFQINAKIALINLIFLPILGIVIWYYQQFSSRIYRQMREKLSQLNTKLNESISGMQIVQQFRQEQRLNREFEETNDEYLETRYAMIRTNSLLLAPIINLLYAIAVAMSLTIFGFDALHSPIEVGLIYAFTTYVQGFFNPMTQMMDFLSTFTDGVVAGSRILKIMDDDEYTPQQHPHANETITAGKIEFRKVTFSYDGEHNVLQNISFVAYPGETVALVGHTGSGKSSIINVLMRFYEFGEGQILIDDKDIRDFSLEELRQKMGLVLQDAFMFYGDIADNIRLLNKNITEEEIITAAKFVQADKFIEQLPGDYHAKVIERGASYSSGQRQLISFARTMVTQPKILVLDEATANIDTETEGYIQEGLANMRQGRTTIAIAHRLSTIRDADLILVLDKGKIVERGNHDELIQQNGLYSDMYKLQSMSL
- the licT gene encoding BglG family transcription antiterminator LicT, translating into MYINKILNNNVVVTADKSNELIVMGKGIAFNKKVGDMLDETKIDKIYRLANGEVSQKFQELLEDVPIEYLKISNELIDYAKKKLTSPLNESIYVSLTDHLYTAIERIKQGIHVRNILLWDIKRLYPNEYAIGKRVVEKILELYQIDLGEDEAGFIALHLVNAQTESGSEDVFELTEIIQEIIQLTKYYFKLSFDEESVYFYRFTTHLSFFARRIIYGKQHQGESDEELLLLVQKKYHNAYQCVLIIETFLTNNYSYSMSNDEKLYLTIHIARLVQKTE
- a CDS encoding beta-glucoside-specific PTS transporter subunit IIABC; the encoded protein is MGKYRELAERIVENVGGKENINSLTHCITRLRFKLKNEAIAQDEVLKNMDGVVTVMKSGGQYQVVIGNHVPDVFEEVMQVAGLGAGGSDEADAPTGNIFDRLIDIISGCFQPFLGALAAAGMVKGFNALLVFLGSQIDGFNYTATSGTYVMLNGIGDAIFLFMPVILGFTSAQKFKLNPMVGIVVGAALCYPSVQGGALQAAFVATAGEGVAAPYSIFGLPAYATFLGIPWVGATYTSSVIPVIFIIAFAAQVQKLAKKIIPSVVQTFVVPFMVLLIALPVGFLVIGPIISMLTDLLSSGFQAVMDFSPIVYGIVLGFFWQVLVIFGLHWSVVPLGIMQITQDGFSQVLTAMYGASFAQTAAVAAMFFKLKDKNLKSLCPPAIISGIFGVTEPAIYGITLPKRWPFIYSMIGGSVAGAYLMFNGVGSFTMGGLGIFGLMNYINGDDASFVLHAVISIGIASVIGFGLTYFFWKDNTVIEETIVVETPMARTETITAPVQGTVAPLNTAQDDAFAQGLLGKGVVIHPTKGEVVAPFDGTVMTLFPSKHAIGLVSDNGLEVLIHVGLDTVQLDGKYFEAFVKQGDKVKQGQKLVTFDIEKIIEAGYLVETPVLITNAGDYLDIIEAEKKDVVITDELLTTVI
- a CDS encoding GGDEF domain-containing protein; protein product: MIKQMKQLLDARTFANARVTEIKNEYAKIDNDWLVVHFKITFYMALTTLLVEILLSFYVIQTQLRTTPVSLYFLKYVIVPTILNSGLLIIGYKLIKTQRYTSLQKIYGISIIATFVAFVITSIHNIYSPIYMIYLISIVLTSIYSNHNLTRNMSCLSIVLFLLSEFVIVWDPIKQSIFDSPLRLVSIILIFITLLLFSVTCIISMDFLRKKNTVSINLEIERYELEHRLRFDELTGIYNRMTLNATLNTISEKHNDNYFIMAMADLDHFKKINDQFGHHLGDLCLKAFAEALKDVSPNSLAFRFGGDEFCLLFQDISMNDAIVICQIVQSKLTDIQLDESTTFTMHASFGLAEFSPTISVTELFLRADSALYEAKEKRNMVTVFSQK